The DNA region GcaacacaacacaaaataaactagtaacatatatataaatatatataatttccaaCCATGGCTAAGCATAAGTGCAACTATCATGACCTGCAAAAAagataattacaataaaataattcaaaatcccaaaaaggaataattttttttccgttaaaaaataaactagacaaaacaaaaatagtgaAATTAACATCACGTTGGgaaatgaaattcaaataaagTGTGGTTAGGTGACCTTACTTGGATCGATCGATCGATCATGGTAATGAGAGTAGAGCCcctaaaatcacaatttcaactATTTCGGCCCATCAATTTGTAGTGTTGATTCATGGCGACAGAAGCATGGTGTATTAGAGTGTTTGCCAAAAAACATTCGCCATCTTCAAGTATCAACCAATAGCCATCTTCCACTTTGTCGCAAACAAACTTTATATCTAAAACCAGCTCTTCCTCGCTTGCTGAAGGATTGGCTACACACCAAGTCATCAACtcctaaaatataaaatatttgatcttgctaaatttatttttaccaGTGTAGTTCCATGCTTTAGAGGTCCTCTTACGCAAGTTCACATCCTAGTATGGAAAGCTCAtgttaaaacatttttcatgttTCTACTTCCTAGTTCACatccttttgaaaaaaaaaaaaaaaaaagcacataaaGATAACAATAGTTCACATCtgaatgttttttattttttgtttgaagaaGTGTTTTAACGTAACATAAAgataacaataatttaaaatattttatatatgtattttcgTTTTAAGtgatttgttaatatttttgttttgaagatagaatagaaaatgaaaaattaaaaggcTTTATCTATaaaggtatatttttgcaccgGTTCAATCGGTCAATGAAGCAGCAGTCGGATCTGATGATTATGCCGTTGATTCGGTAGATGAGTCACTTGGTTAGGGCTTATGGGATTTGAAGGGTGGAATTCTACCTGATAACATTTCATCTTATTCCCTATAGGATACGTAAAATGTAATGGTATTTTAGTAGGTGTAAAAATTATGAGAGGCATTGTGAGGTAAATAAGGGTTATAACATCATACTATTTAAGTATGGATGGGATAAGAATAAGGGCGAATAAAGTACTGCTATACATCACCTCCCCATCACCCATTATTCCCTCAAAGCGGATTTTGAGTGATAGGAGGTGATGAATAGCTTCTTTACAAATACTAATTAATCAATTCCAGCTATATATTACCTACAAATTAAATGATGTACCTAACCAAATAAATGTGTTCTTTAAAATCCTCTTTCCTTCCCATTCTTCTATGATCAAGAGGAATGCCTTGATAAATGGTAAGATTGGTGATGCCGTAGCGATCTATTTCACATTTACTACTGTTAAGTATCAGCCGAATATCACattcactttctctctctcagttCATAATCTAGTGTTTTGCTTGTAGGAAAGTTTTGTGCAATTTTTATGCTTAAGTCAACGTGTCTTTCTTTCATTGGTGGGTAGAAGACCCTTTCTTTATGCAAACGACCAAATAGAATAGAAGACACTCTCAAAAAGTAAtgcttcataaaaaaataaaaaataaaaaaataaacagctTTTAAAGCAAATATTACAATCTCGTATTTCTGCTACTGGTTGGTACTAGTATTACGTTGTACGTGTTAAACCATTATTGCTAACCAATTCCCAAAACTATTATGAGGCTATGACTATCTGATTctgaagagaaagagaagagatcAGGCAACATGAGTTTTCTCCTTGTCATCTACATTGTCCTCATCCTGAGCCTCCCAACCGCATAGGGATCATCACTAACACCTCCTCCTTGCTAAACATGGCCTTCTTGCTTGCTGCAAATCCCTAGCCTCCTCACCAGGGAATGATCCAACAAAAGGAGCATCTCCAACGCCACAAGGCCCACAACCCTTAGTGCATCATACCTAGCTACCACCCTGGCTAAAGAAGATAATCAACTTCTTGTAGAAAAACTTATGGAAGGTCATTTATGGTGTTGCTTCTTGTGTAATTGCCTCATTGATATTATATGCATTTACTCGTTGAACACCAAATATGAGTGTTAGCCTACTATGTTAACAGTGATTCAATAGtgtatttttttccccctaaaaCATGTACATATGCTTAGAATGTATTAGAactatttcaaatttgaattataaTGTATCATGTATTTGCAATAGAAATTCCACATAACAGATACCCAATACTATTTGTTATGACCatccatccaaattttctttacCAAATCCTACAGATATGATCTACTGTGTACCTATATTTTTAAGAGATGGTTCATGACAACAAAGTGCCACACACTTTGTTGCAATGATAAGTGAGTGCCTCCAGTGTTGCTTCACTATTGAAGATTTCCATTTAACTTCATGGTACGATAGTATATTGCAATCTTAATGTAATCTATACAAAGCAAGGTGatacttcaaaaaaatataacatataattaAAGTGCATTTAACTTGATGTTTCTACAAAAGCACGTCTtcgaaaaaatataaatgaatggGCTACTTGATGATTCTACAAAAGCTCTTctctaaaagaaatgtaacaacgttttaaatttgaatattaTATTGTGATTTGCATCAtaatggtgaaaaaataaattttgttctAATCTAATCAAATGGGTGATAAAAAAACTTGAACATTGAAGAAAACTCATGTATCACACCCTAGCGTGCTGGCACATGTCATTTCTCCATATCATACTTTTCCTACATTACACAAACAAgataaatcaatttaatttaaagtaGATaatcaaacacacacacacatatatgtgtgtgtgtgctcGCGTATGCGTATGGGTGTGCGTGCATATGTGTGCAGCACTTGAGATGAGTAGAATCTATCTACTATCAACACTCTACATGGTAAGAATTTTTCTACTGTTATTTCTCCAAATCTTACTTTTTCTACATTACGAAAACAAGATCAATCAATTTAAGGTCAAGTAGataattaagcatatatatatatatatatatatatatatatatatatatatatgtgtgtatgtaTATTCAGTTCTCTTGTCACGGCATCCTCTACGCTTGCCCTATAGTAGTAGACACTAGCACTCTAGCTAAAGAAGCTCGACAACTTCATGTTGAATCACTTCTATAAGGATATTAGCAATTTAGTTTACGGTATTtctgtattatatatatatatgaattcgcgaaaaaccaaaaataaatatttgctTACTAGCTAGTTTTATGTTCATATATCATGATAATACAATTGTAATGATATTTATgtcaattatgtttgtttttcctATAACATTTATACTTGATTAGAATCTATCCATAGAAGAGTAATGAAATTTATGTAACATTTGGACATGGTCAGAATCTATCTATTGTTGATACGGTTTCAAATTGAACTTTATATTATACGGTTTAACTGAAATGGTTAATGAATGggtcacattgcaaattttttatactttgttGTGGTACGTTGGCAATTCTTAAACATCTGAGGCTAAATTGCAAATGAgatgaaacattagggggtaaaatgtattttttcctaaaactttaAATTTATCCTTGCAAGAAATCAAATAAGTTGATGGAAGTTCATAGAATTCCACATCACTATTTTTCTGCTACATAACACAAAATACATGAGCAACATAATTTTCAACCGTTGTTTTTACTACACAACACAATAAACTAGCAACACAATTTTCGACCGTTGCTGctacacaacacaacacaaaatagactcaacatatatatatatataaaatttccaACCGTGGCTAAGCATAGATGCTGCTATCATGACCTGTGAAAAagataattacaataaaataattcaaaatccaaaaaacgaagaattttttccattaaaaaataaaataggcaaaaaaaaaaaaaaattgtgaaattaaCATCACGTTGGcaaatgaaattcaaataaaatgcgGCTTGATGACCCTACTTGGATCGGTCATGGTAATGAGAGCAGAGCCCCTAAAATCACAATTCCAACTATTTCGGCCCATCAATTTGTAGTATTGATTCATGGCGACAGATGCATGGTGTATTAGAGTGTCAGGCAAAAGACATTTGCCATCTTCAAGTATCAACCTACAGCCATCTTCCACTTTGTCGCAAGCAAACTTGATATCTAAAATTAGCTCTTCCTCGCTTGCTGAAGGATTGGCTACGCACCAAGTCATCAACTCCTGAAACATAAGAAGAAGTCAATGAGTCAAGAACGTACAACTCAATCgattcatgcatgcatggggTGTttcatgtttaattaatatttgatcttgctaaatttatttttactagTGTATTTCCATGCTTTAGAGGTCCTCTTGCGCAAGTTAACCCAagaaaaaccattaaaaaaccATTAGAAAGATGGAAGACATgacaaaaaccccaaaaaaaatacagtatgcttctcattattattaagctCATTAATATAGTGTGAAAATAGAGGAAATAATCAGTTTTAGTCCAGAGAATCGAGTGTCCCGTCACCCGTGAAGTTTCCTAATAGCCGTGAAGGATTTTTTGAGTGAGTGAGACAGATTGAAGGATATGATCAAATATCTGTGGATGAGGGAGGGGTATAAAGCATTCACTGAGAGTGAGAGATACCACCACTACCAAGAACAGTGAACTGTTCTTttactcctatatatatatatatatatatagcccctACTATCAAGTTCTAGTGTAAACCAATCATTTTAAAGCATCCAATCAtcatgtgacacatcattaatctaagaaaaatgccaaaaatgaaagagaacaaccatatcaaatcaaaatgagaaagaaaaaaaaaatcccatagaCAGCGAGACCCAGGCCAGACCCAAGCCATAGGTCCCGCCAGACCCACGATGGCATGGCTGGCATGACTCACGGGGTCTTGCCAGCCGCGACCCgcctcaaaacccatttctaatgcctcaaaacttgattttggatttaaaactaaaacctagaggtgaaaggttaaccctttagaaattttatcaccctaaatgCTGGAAAAGTGACTCACGGAGCCGTAGAAGGTGACTCACGGCTAGGTCACAGCCAAACCCACCCACGGCTGGGTGGCTGGGTGTATTCTCTGAAGTTCTTCTCTCTTTGACTTCAAATGAGCTTAAATCTAGTTTATTTTGGTCCAAgttatttttgtgaattttttatgtttttatttatgtgCCGGTTATTGATTGGGGTATGTAAAAATGGGATTTTAAGGCTTATCCTGATATAAGttaaactcatatatatatatatatatatatatatatatgcgagcGCGTGCAGAGTAGATCGAAATCTTTGACGTTTACCTGAGTTGATGGACAATAGCACAAGGACGTGGAGAATGGCAAGTGAGAGAGTGGCCTTAGCCATGGCTGCTGTGTTCCAAATTTCCAATCCCACGATTGAACGGGAAAAACGAGAGGCCTCCTACTCTAAATcccgttctttttttttttttggtttgttatgaTCGAGGGGTGGTGCTGGCGAGTTATTTTTTTCGATGAACGGAGTTTGACTGACACTTTGACCAGGATTTGCTTGATAATCATGTTTTATGCCAGACACATATATGGTCTGTACGTTTGCTTTGAATTTCAACAAGCAGGCGAGCTCGATCCTCTTCTTGCCAAACCTTGTCTTATTAGAACTAGACAAATTTCCAAActatttcaattttggattttcaattttttttttaataagacctCATCATTCTATTATTGTATTCCGTTGGAATATTTTGGTGAATTTTCATGCCATCATTAAATGCTTGTGTTATGTATAAAGGATTGAAGAaattaagataaataaaatcaataaataaaacaagataaCATTATATATGGAGgatgttttaattaaaatatacagaaaaaaaaaaaaatcacggtCTCAATACCATTTGACAGTACAGGAATAACAAGTACCAGGCTCCATTTCTCCACTGAAAATGGTTAGTATTATGAGATCCAACATTCCAACCCCACGTTTCCCCCTCCCACAACCCCACTTTTGGTCTCCATCAAAATAACCCGCCATCACAAAACCAAAAcctcttatttatatatatattttttctgtttCCAAAAACAGTTAAACTTCCCAACAGAATACCCAACCGCATGTTTCCTTGTTTTAACTTGAGGCCATTAGAGCTCCATTTCTCCCCTTGCACAatatatttctctctttctctcacttgTTTCTTCCGTCATTCtctgtgtgtttgtgtttgggtttgcgattgcccctaatatatatatatatttttttctttaaatttggggtagccgtagccacccctttagCCATCTAGCCATTATTGcacccctcaatttttttatttttttttatttataaaaaatattaaaaaaaaaagaattaagggcaatataaaaatttttggatgacattggttgaattgaaaaaaatttgcaagtttgggggggagcattgcaaaaattgaaacattggagatCGAATTAAAAATCGCCCTAAACTTtagagggtaaagtgtaatttttcctaattttaatttttatattatgtaatgtcattagcggcgacccattTGTGTGTTGCTGCaaatgaggggtcattagcggcaacattcATAGTTCGCAGCTAATAAGGATCAATAACCACGCATATGTGGTCGCTGCTATTGACCATTATCAGCTGCGACATTCAGATGTCGCTGCTATTGAGCTTCATCAGTGGCGACATTTAAGACATTCATAAGTCGCCACTAATAAGGATCTATAGCTGCGCATATGTGGTCATTGGTATTGACAATTATCAACGGTGACATTCAGATGTCGCCGCTATAGAGCTTCATCAGCGGCGACATTTAAATATCTCCGTGGGTCTGGCCGTGAGTCGTCTTCTCCGACACTTCTTTGGTGTCGAAGccattttttttggcctttgagATGAcaaaatccctaaagggttcACTTttcacctctaggttttagttttgaatccaaaaacaagttttgaggcattagcatcAAGTTGTGAGGTGGGTCACGACGGTTTCAAGTGGGTCACGACAGTTTCATGAGGGTCACGCCAGACCCACGGCATCGTGGGTCCGGCGAGACCCAAGGCTAGGTCTGGCAGCAGGGGTGCAAGggtttttggtctttttcttttcactttgatttgctaactacaaaaaaaaaaggtcattagcggcaacccaAAATCGCCGCTAATGAGGATAAAGTCGTTGCTATTTACAAATAGCGGTGACATGGTTGGTAGTAATTGGATGGTAATGCCAAGTAGAGGCGActttttgggtcgccgctaatgacccccaTTAGCGatggttgccgctaatgactttttttgtcGCCGCAAAAATAGTTTGAAATTGGCCGTgtgttgccgctaatgaggggtcattagcagCGACCActgagtcgccgctaataacagcccattagcggcgactcagtggtcgccactaatgatattaaaaaaattaaaaaataaataaatagtggtGACCTAGAGTCGCGCCGCTATTCCtttatcaatagcggcgaccacTATTTAAACATCatatgtcgccgctaattatattagcaaaattaaaaagtaaatagcGGTGGCctagagttgccgctaatggtattttaaaaaaatagcggcgacaattaaaaaacaaaaaaaacaataacaaagcGCTTATAATGAGCATGCAGTTATGGGAACTGCATACAAGTAATGAATTACACAATCTTGTTCACATAACTATGACAGCTCAATGACAAGAGTACACTAGAAGAAATGAGAAGTCCCACCCTTTTCCAAAGCCTAGAaaaccaataaataaaaaatttacaaacatCTAAGATCTATCCCATTAACAAGTAATCACAGAACTATTTGTACTAATCATAATGATTATGCCCACAATGGTTTGCTTATGATAATGTAAACATATATAGACAGGGCAAGAGTTGTAAGAATAAAGGGCCTTGGGACAGGTTGAGTGCATGGTTACGGAAGGTGCAATAAAATTTGGCTAGAAGACAGGAAGAGAAAAAAGGCCATAAAGCTCATCTCCAGCAAGATTATTAATATTCAGTGACaagtaaaattttaatatgaaatcTATGTGAAGTTATGGCTATAGTTTGGTGATTAAATAGCATCAACATGTAGAAATCCAGAAACTTCTCAGATGAAATCTAGAACAATGTTACAGATTATAGTAGACAGATGATAGAGAAATCAAGTTTGATTTTGAAGATTTATAAGTGAGCAACTTTTGGTTCTGAGGATGTGATTCACGTACATAACACTAGGGCAGATAAATACAGtacaaaataaacatattttaaatCAATAGTACTACATGAATACAGTCCATAGAGTTACTAAGAAAGTCTGTGTAGCAAGCAACATTATAAAATTAATAGTACTAGATGAACCCTTTAAATCAAAGTACTAGGTGTCTGGGACGGAAAGAATATATTAGGTAGCACCGTATGCTCCTCTCTAAGGATAACCAGAAGGATGTTGATAATTTTCACCATAGGGACAACTAGGAATACTTGGCCACAGGGTTGATGGTGCTGTTTCCTAggcagcatatatatatattacaaaaacaacgctgtttttgttttcattttaattttttgcaattttcttgaaATGATAAAGTGTCAAATAGAGATTGGAGGCTGCAAAATAGCCCTTTTACAGATGGTCCGGGCCTAAGGGGCTCTCttttagaaatattaaaatatgttgtatatatatatatagccataaTAAGTAATTGGGGCGTGACATCCCCTAAAAttagagcattttttttttctttctttcattttcaggCTAACCAAACAAGATTCTCATTTTCCGGAAAAAATCCCGAACCCTTCCTATCTTAAGGCACAATATATAAGTTTTGGGATGGATTCATGCCCAAAAGATAATGATAAAGACAATCGTCTAATGAAGCAAACACCGAACCCTAAAATGTCATACATAATCAACATTTACTAAAAGACAACATTTTAGACAAACAACATACTTACTTATTAACTGAAAGCAAGCCCGAACACAACATTTTTATTCACCCACAAAGAAAAAGGTAACAACATACAAACGAgagaatgcattttttttttctttcattttcggGCTAACCAAACAAGattcttattaaataaaattctagTTTTAATCGTAATTTAGTATTTGGTGCAATCAGTCGGCTTGAAAGAGAGTATCATATTTTCCATATCATACCCGATCTAAAAATTTGATTGAGCAAAGCCTCCATATATGCTACTGTTATAATCTGAAATACGAAAGGCAAAGTAGAAAATCCCATGTTGTGATGAAATGAATGTGTTCATGGGTAAGAGCACCATGTCTGCACCCTCAAAATGGACGATCAAAATTGGTCCGGCCAGATTATTTTCACTTCTATAGCAAAGATGTGGAAAATTTTCCCAATGGGACGCAACCTAATTTGCTCATTCACTTCTGCCACCAAGCGAAGGTAAAGATCTTGTGGAACATACATATTTGGAGTTCCTGAATCGAGAAACACGTTTCCCTCGAAAACCGTACCCAAAGGGTCATAAGGCAAATATTTATCTCCAACACTAATTCCTCTTACTGTGACAGAATACAAAGGGGTGTCTCGACATATTAAAGGTGTTGAAACCACGTCATCGCCGGAAACTTGACTACCACTACCAAAAGTCATCTTGCTAGGAATGTTAGGATCAGTACCAAATGGGGTGAAGCAATGGGAGAAGCTCTTGCTATCGAAGGTGGAAGCTATTTGAGAAACAAAAGATAAACTCCCTCCTCTTAAACCAATGATTCCAATATCATGGTCAATGAAAATCCCGTTGTCGTTGTGACCACACCCAACAATGTCCATGGAAACTTGTTCCCCTAAGGTGGAAGTCAGGGTGACAGTTTCTTTGGCCAAAACACCTTGAGAAAATGAACCATCTGCATACCTGCAAGTATAATTGCAATGATTTTCAGAAGAACACTTGCTTGCTAGATCACATTCTTGGGAGTCACAAGAAATGTCACTATATGTTGACGACTTTGAAGGGTCGAATAGAGGATAAATCTGATTGTAGCACCCATCACAAGGCACACATTGTGTCCAAATAAGGTCACTACCAGCAtgtatacaaatatatataagagacaTTCTtatcatatgaaaaaaatttattcgcTTGTTCTTACCAAAAGAcgataaatatttttattttacgtCCTTTTATAAGTAAAGGCCTTTAAATTGACTTTAACTACGTCAATTGTTTGTATAAATAAGgttgttttatgaaaaaaaaaatgacatatataaAACATTGTTTTCTAGGAaaagacattaaaaaataacaatgttTAATTACCTGTATCGACGAGGCCATAGAAGTCTACGGGTGGTGTCCCCATGGAGAGCTTCATGATATTATCAGTCTTGTATGATGTTACTTCTGATTGGAGGGTATTTGGATGGACTTTGAAGGGAGATTTTGGAGAGCCTCGTCGCATTAACTCAACAGTAAATCCACCATTGCTAGCATTAATAACTGTAACTAAAAACCCCATAATAAGATAATTGGAGAGAATAGTAACAACCACAAAGCGTGAATAAAACATGATGATATGACTCCCTTGTGGCAATGTAGAGAACACTAGATTTGGAACTGTGTTATAACCCTAAACACACCAGGGGTGGGTAACTCATTGTGCAAAGTGCCTAGgttttctctctaggttttACCCTGGCATTCGACTAGCGGTGTAGGCAAGTATCCTGCCGGAGATCGGACGAGGAAGGAAACAGTGCGATTTTGTTATTCAATGACTAGAACGGAAGCTGGAGCCTGTCAATATGGAAGGGGTGGCGTTTCTCACAACTAGAGAGCAAACCGGAATCACCATTACAGATGGGGACATAGCTGTGAATCGTGAGAAGGGCGAGAGGTGCTTGATTGGCAGAGTTAGGACGGATAAGAAGATTAATAAAGAAGTTTTCAGGAAATCTATATCTCGCTTACGGCGCACGACGAAGTCTATATCCTTCaaataaattcaagaaaacCTCTGGGTATTTGAATTTTTCGATGAAGCGGACAAAAAACGTGTTATGGAAGGCCGGCCATGGGCATATGAGAGACAGATCATGGTGCTTGATGAGTTCAATGGGAGCATACTACCTTCTCAACTGGAATTCCGTCATACTCCTTGTTGGATCCAGGTTCATGACATGCCACTTAACTGCATATCGAGAATGGTGGGGAGAAAAATTGGGGAGACTTTGGGAATCCTAGAGGAGGTGGATGTGGTGGGGGATGGATCGAGATGGGGTCGGTACCTGAGGTTGAGAGTCAGAATCGACATCACAAAACCTCTAGAAAGGGGGAGAACATTACATCGTAGGTGTCAATCAGTATGGGTGAATTTCAAGTATGAAAACCTTTCCTTGTTTTGCTTCCATTGTGGCTGTATTGTGCATTGAGAGAAGGGTTGTAGCTCTAAACAATACAAGTGGCTGCACATACCGGAGGGGAAGCTGGAGTGGGGTGTCGTGCTGAGGGCAGACAATCCTCGTCGAAAAATTGAGGGGAGGAACATCAAGTCAAATGGGGAGGGGTGGAACTCATCCATGCAGGGGGCAACGACGTCGGGCGGAGAGAAGAGCTACCTGGCTTCTCCAGAAATGGAATGTAGCAACTTTGAAGGCAACCCTAGGAATCAAGCACTCCCATAATGGCACGATTTAATTGCCATGTTAGGAACCTTGGAGATACGCCCCCACAGTCAAATGCCCCAATTCCAAGAAAGGAAGGAGGGAAAGAATAAGAAGTAGAGGGAAAGAATAAGACGTTGAGAGCTTTATAGCTGTTACCAAAAAGAGCTTCGAAAAAGGAGTAGAGGAGGGAAAGAATAAGAAGGAAGGGGTGGTCCCTACTGGATCACCTGCCATGTCACTAAGAAGCTTTAAACAGGCAGCTAGAGGTGGGATGCGTCTTACTCCTGATGGGGGCCCACGTGC from Corylus avellana chromosome ca10, CavTom2PMs-1.0 includes:
- the LOC132162998 gene encoding aspartic proteinase CDR1-like; protein product: MGFLVTVINASNGGFTVELMRRGSPKSPFKVHPNTLQSEVTSYKTDNIMKLSMGTPPVDFYGLVDTDGSFSQGVLAKETVTLTSTLGEQVSMDIVGCGHNDNGIFIDHDIGIIGLRGGSLSFVSQIASTFDSKSFSHCFTPFGTDPNIPSKMTFGSGSQVSGDDVVSTPLICRDTPLYSVTVRGISVGDKYLPYDPLGTVFEGNVFLDSGTPNMYVPQDLYLRLVAEELMTWCVANPSASEEELILDIKFACDKVEDGCRLILEDGKCLLPDTLIHHASVAMNQYYKLMGRNSWNCDFRGSALITMTDPSRVIKPHFI